The sequence CCTGAATAGGCTAAAACAACCTTGTTTACCTTTTCCATCACACCCCCTGTTAAGAACTTAGAATTTTATCTAAGGTATTTACTAATTTATCTATATCGTTATTATCAATTATCAAGGGAGGTAGAAATCTCAGAACCTTCTTCTGAGTGCAATTAATAAGGATTCCTTGTTCCAGACACTTCTTTACAATCTCCTCTCCCTCTTCTTTTAACTCCATTCCCACCATTAAGCCCAATCCCCGCACTTGTTTAATCCTCTTAGGATATTTAGATTTTAATTCATTCAGACGCTTCATGAAATAGTTGCCTGTCACTTTCACATTGTTCAACAACTTACCATTCAGTAGTTTAGCTGCTGCCAGTCCTGCAGCGATGGAGACCGGATTTCCTCCAAATGTTGAGCCATGGTTACCATATCCGAAAAGCTTAGCTATTCTATCCTTAGAGATAGTTGCCCCCAAGGGCAATCCACCACCCACTCCCTTAGCTAAAGTCAAAATATCAGGTTTTATCCCGTAGTGCTGATATGCAAACATTTTCCCTGTCCGACCCATCCCTGACTGTATCTCGTCAAAAATTAAAAGGAGCTCAAATTTATTACATAACCTGCGTAACCCTCTGAGGAACTCTCCAGTAGCCACCCGAACACCCCCCTCTCCCTGAACAGGCTCCACCATTATCGCACAAGTATTACTATCAATTGCTTTTTCCACTGTAGAAAGC comes from bacterium and encodes:
- a CDS encoding aspartate aminotransferase family protein, whose protein sequence is MVSDKKFIMGTYKRYPLTVNRAKGKYIWSKEGKRYLDFFSGLSVNNLGHCHPQILKAIKEQIIKHLHISNLYYDHLQVELARKLVKLSIPGKVFFSNSGAEANECAIKLVRKYGHLRGGKRKAKYKIIVFDNSFHGRTLATLSATKQKKFHKGFTPLLSGFKQAKFNELSTVEKAIDSNTCAIMVEPVQGEGGVRVATGEFLRGLRRLCNKFELLLIFDEIQSGMGRTGKMFAYQHYGIKPDILTLAKGVGGGLPLGATISKDRIAKLFGYGNHGSTFGGNPVSIAAGLAAAKLLNGKLLNNVKVTGNYFMKRLNELKSKYPKRIKQVRGLGLMVGMELKEEGEEIVKKCLEQGILINCTQKKVLRFLPPLIIDNNDIDKLVNTLDKILSS